A genomic segment from Luteibacter aegosomatis encodes:
- a CDS encoding MFS transporter, giving the protein MPPHSSGADSLLRHRAFVFYWFARNASSFGFQMMSVAVGWQIYAITGRAVDLGLIGLVQFVPSVLLALPAGHVADQFDRRRIVKLCQAVEWLAIVLLAGFSLSGHLDEAGILALVFVVGVAKAFEFPAMSSMLPALVPTPLLPRAMASSSAAGQAAMIAGPALGGLLYVAGPATVYGVSALLYLVALTLMSRLVYDHAPPRREPATLKTLFAGVHFIRHRPAVFGVISLDLFAVLLGGATALLPIFARDVLHTGPWGLGLLRSAPAVGALLMSIWLSRHTLERRVGPIMFASVAGFGLATLVFAVSTSLPLSLAALFALGAFDMVSMVIRGALVQLETPDDMRGRVSAVNAIFVNTSNQLGEFESGILAAAVGAVNATVIGGIGTLVVVGLWMWWFPSLRRRQGLVSEPAPPEGASDTI; this is encoded by the coding sequence ATGCCTCCACACTCCTCCGGAGCCGATTCGCTGCTCCGCCACCGGGCGTTCGTCTTCTACTGGTTCGCCCGCAACGCATCGAGCTTCGGCTTCCAGATGATGTCCGTCGCCGTAGGCTGGCAAATCTACGCGATCACCGGCCGCGCGGTGGACCTGGGCCTGATCGGCCTGGTGCAGTTCGTACCCTCGGTGCTGCTCGCCCTCCCCGCCGGCCACGTGGCCGACCAGTTCGACCGCCGGCGCATCGTCAAGCTGTGCCAAGCGGTGGAATGGCTCGCCATCGTGCTCCTGGCCGGTTTCAGCCTGAGCGGCCACCTCGATGAGGCGGGCATCCTCGCGCTCGTGTTCGTGGTGGGCGTCGCCAAGGCGTTCGAATTCCCGGCCATGTCCTCGATGCTGCCCGCCCTGGTACCGACCCCCTTGCTGCCGCGGGCGATGGCCTCGTCGTCCGCCGCCGGGCAGGCCGCGATGATCGCCGGCCCAGCCCTGGGCGGCCTGCTGTACGTGGCCGGCCCGGCCACCGTCTACGGCGTCTCGGCCCTGCTCTACCTCGTGGCGCTGACGCTGATGTCGAGACTCGTCTACGACCACGCCCCACCGCGCCGCGAACCGGCCACGCTGAAGACACTCTTCGCCGGCGTCCACTTCATCCGCCACCGGCCGGCCGTGTTCGGCGTGATCTCCCTGGATCTGTTCGCCGTGCTTCTGGGCGGCGCCACCGCCCTGCTGCCGATCTTCGCCCGCGACGTCCTGCATACCGGCCCCTGGGGCCTCGGCCTGCTGCGCTCGGCGCCCGCCGTGGGCGCCCTGCTGATGTCGATATGGCTGTCCCGGCATACCCTGGAACGCCGCGTGGGGCCGATCATGTTCGCCTCGGTGGCGGGCTTCGGCCTGGCCACCCTGGTCTTTGCGGTATCGACCTCGTTGCCGCTGTCCCTCGCCGCGCTGTTCGCCCTCGGCGCTTTCGACATGGTGAGCATGGTGATCCGCGGGGCCCTGGTGCAGCTGGAAACGCCCGACGACATGCGCGGACGGGTGAGCGCCGTGAACGCCATCTTCGTGAACACCTCCAACCAGCTCGGCGAATTCGAGTCGGGCATCCTCGCCGCCGCCGTCGGTGCGGTCAATGCCACGGTCATCGGCGGTATCGGCACCCTCGTGGTGGTGGGGCTGTGGATGTGGTGGTTCCCGTCCCTTCGCCGGCGCCAGGGGCTGGTTTCCGAACCCGCGCCCCCGGAAGGCGCCAGCGACACGATCTGA
- a CDS encoding peroxiredoxin, whose translation MRRLLVSLALSLATVSAWAAQPTVGDQAPDYRLQDQKGEWHTLASDTKKGEWLVLYFYPKDFTAGCTTEVCTYRDDTAKLHKAGAQVLGVSLDDVKSHAEFAEKYHVPFPLLSDADSAVATKYGVLTTSPKGQKYALRETFLISPQGKIAKVYKDVDPEKNSGQVLADLAELKKGA comes from the coding sequence ATGCGTCGTCTGCTCGTCTCGCTCGCTCTCAGTCTCGCCACCGTGTCCGCCTGGGCCGCCCAGCCGACGGTCGGCGACCAAGCCCCGGATTACAGGCTGCAGGACCAGAAGGGCGAATGGCACACCCTGGCTTCGGATACGAAGAAGGGCGAATGGTTGGTGCTGTACTTCTACCCGAAGGACTTCACCGCCGGCTGCACCACCGAGGTCTGCACCTACCGCGACGACACGGCCAAGCTGCACAAGGCCGGCGCCCAGGTGCTGGGCGTGAGCCTCGACGACGTCAAGTCGCATGCCGAGTTCGCCGAGAAGTACCACGTGCCGTTCCCGCTGCTGTCCGACGCCGACAGCGCCGTCGCGACGAAGTACGGCGTGTTGACCACCAGCCCGAAGGGCCAGAAGTACGCGCTGCGCGAGACCTTCCTCATCAGCCCCCAGGGCAAGATCGCCAAGGTCTATAAAGATGTCGATCCGGAGAAGAACTCCGGTCAGGTGCTCGCGGACCTCGCCGAGCTGAAGAAGGGCGCCTGA
- a CDS encoding transporter substrate-binding domain-containing protein — MKSLFSLFVAGFFAWASASASSLPDASKQWLLRHPVIVAATYAEGYAPFERVHDGHVDGLATEYLRRLAGDLGIGVRFRVYPDWPSAMAAAQSGEVDLLMDVAPTPERNGKLLIGAPYYESSPVIVLRRDDTRVARFDDLRGARVATQAGQAEDDVLHRYLPDAHVTNVPSVAAALRELERGTVDAVIGDPHALDTAILAAGLGDRLRIGPPAPLPFSTLSFAVAAGSGHAPLLTALDHAFAQLGTDDHARLRSAWIGDEPGRFAAELDVPLSASERAWLARLPPLRIAIDPTAAPVTLLDRDGKPDGLATDYLRDVARVLGLRFDVVSTDSWQETVRRASAGEIDLLPAASPRNEALSGRFDFTAPYTEFPVMVVTREDAVTVSSVDDLAGRRLAANLARPAVARAVEGIAASDTLAVSSVREGLDAVLDGRADAYVGDVASTEYLVRRDYPARLKVTAATGERDEIAMAVERRYAKLIPLIDRVLARMPERRAQAIANTWLRSHYTWGGSWGEIARRVGIAGVAIVALLLAVSHAYVRLRRETRRRRAIEDQLADVTRSVPAVVYRFRHHPDGRIEFTYLGGNPEPIFGVGAEVFLHDERSAFARIDPRDQGPLQAEVARAAASLTPLHAEMRVRDSEPTRWIASHALPRADGPVVEFTGYWIDISERRRQSNQLAAAKDTAEKATRAKSEFLAMMSHEIRTPMHGIVGMLDLLGDTPLSAEQRRFLDTAGHSADALMHILDDVLDFSRIEAGRLTVEATPVDIRALVDGIAGLFAGQAARKGLHLFHEVDDHVAPWSSVDGIRLRQVLVNLLSNAIKFTAEGHVSLRLERVAEREAGQHLRFTVADTGIGIAEDDARRLFTPFSQVDSSSGHVGGSGLGLAISRRLVDLMGGTIDLRSEPGRGTRVDVDLTLPRSAAGERTIATKQKQGHAFPERVLQVVVAEDHPINRELVAAQLERLGHRHHVVACGEEALELAASLPADVLLTDLRMPGLDGYGLTRALRERGSRLAIVAMTANAMEGEKERCLDAGMDGFIAKPVRIDALRLALATCVPDDEAPWDTALLTETFGHLGVLPSLVDRFAESTREDIAHIHALSHPGQVAERIHRLLGGMRVFGTSSAARLGEALEIALRGDHAREAMQRVPTFIDVVEAYLERLRRGVARLSDRRETTKDFSE, encoded by the coding sequence ATGAAATCGCTTTTTTCGCTTTTCGTCGCAGGGTTCTTCGCATGGGCGAGCGCCTCGGCATCGTCGCTGCCCGATGCGTCGAAACAATGGTTGCTCAGGCATCCAGTTATCGTCGCCGCGACGTACGCCGAAGGTTACGCGCCGTTCGAACGGGTGCACGACGGCCACGTCGACGGACTGGCCACCGAGTATCTGCGCCGTCTCGCCGGCGATCTCGGCATCGGCGTGCGTTTTCGCGTCTATCCGGACTGGCCTTCGGCCATGGCCGCCGCGCAGTCCGGCGAGGTCGATCTGCTGATGGACGTCGCCCCCACGCCGGAACGCAACGGCAAGCTGCTGATCGGAGCACCCTATTACGAATCGTCGCCGGTCATCGTCCTGCGGCGAGACGATACGCGCGTCGCGCGTTTCGACGACCTGCGTGGCGCGCGCGTGGCAACGCAGGCGGGGCAAGCCGAAGACGACGTACTTCATCGCTACCTGCCCGATGCCCACGTAACGAACGTGCCCAGCGTCGCCGCCGCGTTGCGGGAACTCGAGCGCGGCACGGTGGACGCCGTCATCGGCGATCCGCATGCGCTGGATACCGCCATACTGGCGGCCGGGCTGGGAGATCGCCTGCGCATCGGACCGCCGGCACCCCTGCCGTTCTCCACGTTGTCCTTCGCCGTCGCAGCGGGAAGCGGGCACGCGCCGCTGCTGACTGCGCTCGACCACGCGTTCGCCCAGCTCGGGACCGACGACCACGCGCGACTGCGTTCCGCCTGGATCGGCGACGAGCCGGGCCGCTTCGCCGCGGAACTGGACGTTCCGCTCAGCGCCTCCGAGCGCGCATGGCTGGCGCGCCTCCCGCCGCTGCGCATCGCCATCGACCCCACGGCCGCACCGGTCACGCTGCTCGATCGCGACGGCAAACCCGATGGACTGGCAACCGACTATCTTCGCGACGTCGCGCGCGTGCTGGGCCTGCGCTTCGACGTGGTGTCCACCGACAGCTGGCAGGAGACGGTGCGGCGGGCCTCGGCGGGCGAGATCGACCTGCTGCCCGCGGCCTCCCCCCGCAACGAGGCGCTGTCCGGCCGCTTCGACTTCACCGCGCCCTATACCGAGTTTCCCGTCATGGTCGTGACGCGCGAGGACGCCGTCACGGTGTCCTCCGTCGACGATCTGGCCGGCCGCCGGCTGGCCGCGAACCTCGCGCGCCCGGCGGTCGCCCGTGCGGTGGAGGGTATCGCCGCGAGTGACACGCTCGCGGTGTCGTCCGTGCGCGAAGGGCTCGACGCCGTGCTCGACGGGCGGGCCGATGCCTACGTCGGCGACGTCGCCAGCACCGAATACCTCGTGCGGCGGGACTATCCCGCACGACTGAAAGTCACGGCGGCCACCGGGGAACGCGACGAGATCGCCATGGCGGTGGAACGGCGCTACGCCAAGCTGATTCCCCTGATCGACAGGGTGCTCGCGCGCATGCCCGAGCGCCGTGCCCAGGCCATCGCCAATACCTGGCTTCGCTCGCACTACACCTGGGGCGGATCGTGGGGCGAAATCGCCCGCAGGGTGGGAATCGCGGGCGTCGCCATCGTCGCTCTGCTGCTTGCCGTAAGCCATGCCTACGTGCGGCTGCGCCGCGAAACTCGCCGGCGCAGGGCCATCGAGGACCAGTTGGCCGACGTCACCCGCAGCGTGCCCGCGGTGGTCTACCGATTTCGCCACCATCCGGACGGGCGGATCGAGTTCACCTACCTCGGCGGCAACCCGGAGCCGATCTTCGGCGTCGGCGCGGAGGTGTTTCTCCACGACGAGCGCAGCGCCTTCGCCCGCATCGATCCTCGCGACCAGGGGCCCTTGCAGGCGGAAGTCGCCCGCGCCGCCGCGTCGCTCACGCCGTTGCATGCCGAAATGCGCGTACGCGACAGCGAACCCACGCGCTGGATCGCCTCGCACGCGCTGCCGCGAGCCGACGGCCCGGTGGTGGAATTCACCGGGTACTGGATCGACATCTCCGAACGGCGCCGGCAATCGAACCAGCTGGCCGCCGCCAAGGACACCGCCGAGAAGGCCACCCGCGCGAAGAGCGAATTCCTGGCGATGATGAGCCACGAGATCCGCACGCCGATGCATGGCATCGTCGGCATGCTCGACCTACTCGGCGATACGCCGCTATCGGCGGAGCAACGACGATTCCTCGACACCGCCGGGCATTCGGCCGATGCCCTGATGCACATCCTCGACGACGTGCTCGACTTTTCCCGCATCGAAGCCGGACGGCTCACCGTCGAGGCGACCCCGGTGGATATACGAGCGCTGGTGGACGGCATCGCCGGGCTGTTCGCCGGCCAGGCCGCGCGCAAGGGGCTTCACCTGTTTCACGAGGTCGACGACCACGTGGCGCCATGGTCCAGCGTCGACGGCATCCGCCTGCGCCAGGTGCTCGTCAACCTGCTCAGCAACGCGATCAAGTTCACGGCGGAAGGCCACGTGAGCCTTCGCCTCGAACGCGTCGCGGAACGGGAAGCCGGCCAACATCTGCGCTTCACGGTGGCCGATACCGGCATCGGCATCGCCGAGGACGATGCCCGCCGTCTGTTCACGCCGTTCAGCCAGGTGGATTCGTCCTCGGGGCACGTCGGCGGCAGTGGACTGGGGCTCGCCATATCCCGACGGCTGGTCGACCTGATGGGGGGAACCATCGACTTGCGCAGCGAACCCGGCCGCGGCACCCGAGTGGACGTCGATCTCACCCTGCCGCGCAGCGCCGCGGGCGAACGAACCATCGCGACGAAACAGAAACAGGGCCATGCGTTCCCGGAGCGCGTACTCCAGGTGGTGGTCGCGGAGGATCATCCGATCAACCGCGAACTGGTCGCGGCGCAACTGGAGCGACTGGGACATCGCCATCACGTGGTCGCCTGCGGCGAGGAAGCCCTTGAACTGGCCGCGTCGCTCCCCGCCGACGTGTTGCTCACCGATCTGCGCATGCCGGGCCTGGATGGCTACGGCCTCACGCGCGCCCTGCGCGAGCGCGGCTCCCGCCTCGCCATCGTCGCCATGACGGCCAATGCCATGGAAGGTGAAAAAGAGCGCTGCCTCGACGCGGGCATGGACGGTTTCATCGCCAAACCCGTGCGCATCGACGCCTTGCGCCTGGCGCTGGCCACCTGCGTACCCGACGACGAAGCGCCGTGGGATACCGCATTGCTCACGGAGACGTTTGGCCATCTCGGCGTACTTCCTTCGCTGGTGGATCGCTTCGCCGAGTCCACGCGGGAAGACATCGCGCACATCCATGCGCTGAGCCACCCGGGACAGGTCGCCGAACGCATCCATCGCCTGTTGGGTGGCATGCGTGTATTCGGCACCTCATCCGCGGCGCGCCTCGGTGAGGCCCTCGAAATCGCGCTTCGTGGCGATCACGCGCGCGAGGCGATGCAGCGGGTTCCCACCTTCATCGACGTGGTGGAGGCCTATCTCGAACGGCTGCGACGCGGTGTGGCGCGACTTTCCGATCGACGTGAAACGACGAAGGATTTTTCAGAATAG
- a CDS encoding glutathione S-transferase family protein, with product MITVHHLNNSRSQRILWLLEELGLPYEIVRYQRDPKTMLAPKELRAVHPLGKSPVLVDGDITVVESGAVIEYLVDRYGEGRLRPSPGTPELLRYRQFLHYAEGSAMPPLLLKLVFRRMESAPVPFFAKPVARMLARGAQKTFVDPQLKLHLEYLEGEIGKTGWFAGDAFSAADIQMSFPLEAAASRGALTDAHPRLRDFLERIHSRPAWKAALERGGDYDLAPKR from the coding sequence ATGATCACCGTCCACCACCTCAACAATTCCCGCTCCCAACGCATCCTCTGGCTGCTCGAGGAACTCGGCCTCCCCTACGAGATCGTCCGCTACCAGCGCGATCCGAAGACGATGCTCGCGCCGAAGGAACTGCGCGCGGTGCATCCGCTGGGCAAGTCGCCCGTGCTGGTCGATGGCGATATCACCGTGGTCGAATCCGGTGCCGTCATCGAATACCTGGTCGACCGCTATGGCGAAGGACGGCTCCGGCCCTCGCCGGGGACGCCCGAACTGCTGCGCTATCGCCAATTCCTGCATTACGCCGAGGGATCGGCCATGCCGCCGTTGTTGCTCAAGTTGGTATTTCGGCGGATGGAATCGGCACCCGTGCCTTTCTTCGCCAAGCCGGTGGCGCGGATGCTGGCACGCGGGGCGCAAAAAACCTTCGTCGACCCTCAGCTGAAACTTCACCTGGAATACCTCGAAGGCGAAATCGGCAAGACCGGCTGGTTCGCCGGGGACGCCTTCAGCGCCGCGGACATCCAGATGAGCTTTCCCCTCGAAGCCGCCGCGAGCCGCGGCGCCCTGACGGACGCCCATCCCCGGCTGCGGGACTTCCTCGAGCGCATCCATTCGCGGCCGGCGTGGAAGGCCGCGCTGGAACGCGGGGGCGACTACGATCTCGCGCCCAAACGCTGA
- a CDS encoding thioredoxin family protein, whose translation MKQLLAAALLGLVAPVLAAPTAPASIDAALAQARRENKPVLIDFQAVWCYSCYFMAAHVLNGKEWNDLERKVVFYEADADKPADKAWMTKLNVHFLPTYVAIGPDGEELGRILAERPRDAFYAEVGTLLSGDARLSKQKADAARGVMSAVAEVLETYQLRYQGKEGLAWFDTLPAMVRNVSDKDKRVAIAKQQLRLLDAQAAKDEATIADAATHVLDGDIGCQRPYVLDALLGAVTSRTDAERKALLSPQKARYDEYLAAQVFTAAPACADQRSAVLAAADLDAALGDHDGEQAVLRKAIDLSREKLGGNLKSDRNVADNLRVYLLRAKAGDELDTLEKQLIAAYPEDYVYNYRYGRRLVENGKFSEGLPYLDKAAKKAYGANAITVATYRVKALRGLDRDAEAQKVVAQTVASEGKSFPEQAKKLQESLKS comes from the coding sequence ATGAAGCAGTTGCTAGCCGCCGCCCTGCTGGGGCTCGTCGCGCCGGTGCTCGCCGCACCCACGGCCCCCGCCAGCATCGATGCCGCCCTGGCCCAGGCCAGGCGCGAGAACAAGCCGGTACTCATCGATTTCCAGGCGGTCTGGTGTTACTCCTGCTATTTCATGGCCGCTCACGTGCTCAACGGCAAGGAGTGGAACGACCTCGAACGCAAGGTCGTCTTCTACGAGGCCGATGCCGACAAGCCGGCCGACAAGGCATGGATGACGAAACTCAACGTGCACTTCCTGCCGACCTACGTCGCCATCGGTCCCGACGGCGAAGAGCTCGGCCGCATCCTCGCCGAACGGCCGCGCGACGCCTTCTACGCCGAGGTGGGCACGTTGCTCTCCGGCGATGCGCGGTTGTCGAAACAGAAGGCGGATGCCGCCAGGGGCGTCATGAGCGCGGTGGCCGAGGTACTCGAGACGTACCAGCTGCGTTACCAGGGCAAGGAGGGCCTGGCCTGGTTCGATACGCTGCCGGCGATGGTGCGCAACGTGTCCGACAAGGACAAGCGCGTGGCGATCGCCAAGCAACAGCTTCGCCTGCTCGACGCGCAGGCCGCCAAGGACGAAGCGACCATCGCGGATGCGGCCACCCACGTGCTCGATGGCGACATCGGTTGCCAGAGACCCTACGTGCTCGATGCCTTGCTGGGTGCCGTGACGTCACGCACCGACGCGGAACGGAAGGCGTTGCTGTCGCCACAGAAGGCGCGTTACGACGAGTACCTTGCCGCCCAGGTATTCACCGCCGCACCGGCATGTGCCGACCAACGTAGCGCGGTACTCGCCGCCGCCGATCTCGATGCGGCGCTGGGCGACCACGACGGCGAGCAGGCCGTGCTGCGAAAGGCCATCGACCTCAGCCGGGAAAAACTGGGCGGCAACCTGAAGAGCGATCGAAACGTCGCGGACAACCTGCGGGTCTACCTCCTGCGCGCGAAGGCGGGCGACGAGCTCGACACGCTGGAAAAACAGCTCATTGCGGCCTATCCCGAAGACTACGTGTACAACTATCGCTATGGGCGGCGCCTGGTGGAGAACGGCAAGTTCTCCGAAGGCCTTCCGTACCTCGACAAGGCCGCGAAGAAGGCCTATGGCGCGAATGCCATCACGGTGGCGACGTATCGGGTGAAGGCATTGCGAGGGCTCGACCGCGATGCCGAGGCGCAGAAGGTCGTGGCGCAGACGGTGGCCTCGGAAGGCAAGTCGTTTCCTGAGCAGGCGAAGAAGTTGCAGGAGTCGCTGAAGTCGTAA
- a CDS encoding ferritin-like domain-containing protein, with protein sequence MSYTASLPWTLDKLDFSRIDVAKVRDNEDLFFLLCSSSFVESGSDLYTHNLVDHFAGDDELQGWLRDHWEHEELQHGRALAAYVKHVWPEFDWDAGFRNFFAHYGSVCTSEELEPNRGLELAARCVVETGTASLYRALNDVTDEPVLRELTNLIKSDEVRHYKHFYQHFRIYRERDRIGRISTLRTLLKRLSEIKNEDSDIALRHVFNTRYPDKAHDDAEFRRVTSRAEGMLKRHIPAEMTVKMLLRPLDLPARVNTFLEKPLTRITEKLFLH encoded by the coding sequence GTGAGTTACACCGCCAGCCTGCCATGGACGCTTGATAAGCTCGACTTCTCGCGCATCGACGTCGCCAAGGTCAGGGACAACGAAGACCTCTTTTTCCTCCTGTGCAGTTCGTCGTTCGTCGAGAGCGGCTCGGACCTCTACACGCACAACCTCGTCGACCACTTCGCCGGCGACGACGAACTCCAGGGGTGGTTGCGCGACCACTGGGAGCACGAGGAACTCCAGCACGGCCGTGCGCTCGCGGCGTACGTCAAGCACGTATGGCCCGAGTTCGACTGGGACGCGGGGTTTCGCAACTTCTTCGCGCATTACGGCTCGGTCTGCACGTCGGAAGAACTCGAACCCAACCGAGGCCTCGAACTCGCGGCGCGTTGCGTGGTGGAAACCGGCACGGCCAGCCTCTACCGCGCGTTGAACGACGTCACCGACGAGCCGGTGCTGCGCGAGCTGACCAACCTGATCAAGAGCGACGAAGTGCGGCACTACAAGCACTTCTACCAGCACTTCCGCATCTATCGCGAGCGCGACCGCATCGGCCGCATCAGCACGCTGCGCACCCTGCTCAAGCGCCTGAGCGAGATCAAGAACGAAGACAGCGACATCGCGCTGCGCCACGTGTTCAACACGCGCTATCCCGACAAGGCGCACGACGATGCCGAGTTCCGTCGCGTCACCTCGCGTGCCGAGGGCATGCTCAAGCGCCACATCCCGGCCGAGATGACGGTGAAGATGCTGCTGCGTCCGCTCGATCTGCCCGCGCGGGTGAACACCTTCCTCGAAAAGCCGTTGACGCGGATTACCGAGAAGCTGTTCCTGCACTGA
- a CDS encoding universal stress protein — protein sequence MPNHILVGYDGSETARRAYLFALDLGVCSKARITLLSVYQLENGADTAGLVMTENSGKRLDELRAEVAALAPSPGAEVTVDLVQGSPGDALLSYVEKHGIDHIVIGHTERGALARWLVGSTSTDVLARAHVPVTVVR from the coding sequence ATGCCCAATCACATCCTCGTCGGCTACGACGGGTCGGAAACCGCCCGGCGGGCCTACCTCTTCGCCCTCGACCTGGGGGTCTGTTCCAAGGCCAGGATCACCCTGCTGTCCGTCTACCAGCTCGAGAACGGGGCGGACACCGCCGGATTGGTGATGACCGAAAACAGCGGCAAGCGGCTGGACGAGCTCCGTGCCGAGGTCGCGGCCCTCGCGCCGTCGCCGGGCGCCGAGGTGACGGTCGACCTGGTCCAGGGCAGCCCGGGGGACGCCCTGCTCTCCTACGTCGAAAAGCACGGCATCGACCACATCGTCATCGGCCATACCGAGCGCGGGGCCCTGGCCCGCTGGCTGGTGGGCTCGACGTCCACCGACGTGCTGGCCCGGGCCCACGTGCCCGTGACCGTGGTTCGCTAG
- a CDS encoding PA2169 family four-helix-bundle protein, with amino-acid sequence MERRAVRVVNGLIRRVIADRDLYLQAARGVREPGLAAILDESAASLTAIANDLQAEVNAVGGRAATAGSAFSSVRRTVVEASARLSHDPDVTYIRTLEYMERRLLDAFLKLEASSNDRATVGRHIARLRLLHLDMVQLGGATGR; translated from the coding sequence ATGGAACGCCGTGCCGTCCGAGTCGTCAATGGGTTGATCCGCCGGGTCATCGCGGATCGCGACCTCTATCTGCAAGCCGCCCGGGGCGTGCGCGAACCGGGTCTGGCGGCGATTCTCGATGAGTCGGCCGCTTCGCTGACCGCCATCGCCAACGATCTCCAGGCCGAGGTGAATGCCGTCGGCGGCCGCGCGGCGACGGCGGGCAGTGCCTTTTCAAGCGTGCGCCGGACCGTGGTCGAGGCATCGGCCCGGCTCTCTCACGACCCTGACGTCACCTATATCCGTACGTTGGAATACATGGAGCGCCGGTTGCTGGATGCATTCCTGAAGCTGGAGGCTTCATCCAACGATCGCGCCACCGTGGGGCGGCACATCGCGCGCTTGCGCCTGCTTCACCTCGATATGGTGCAATTGGGCGGCGCGACCGGCCGTTGA
- a CDS encoding DUF4377 domain-containing protein, producing MRLAIAALLLTLTACATTPDTHGSRSRLVYIAGQKAPCSNGAMKTECLQYREQPTQPWQLNHAPVEGFDWQPGNEYLLKVTEVEVKNPPQDASRVRWHVDKVVEQHPVP from the coding sequence ATGCGCCTCGCGATTGCCGCCTTACTGCTCACCCTTACCGCCTGTGCCACCACGCCGGACACCCACGGCTCCCGCTCCCGCCTGGTCTACATCGCCGGCCAGAAAGCGCCGTGCAGCAACGGCGCGATGAAGACCGAGTGCCTGCAGTACCGCGAGCAGCCCACGCAGCCTTGGCAGCTCAACCATGCCCCCGTCGAGGGCTTCGACTGGCAACCCGGTAACGAATACCTGTTGAAGGTGACCGAGGTGGAGGTGAAGAATCCCCCGCAGGACGCCTCCCGCGTTCGCTGGCACGTGGACAAGGTGGTCGAACAGCATCCCGTGCCGTGA
- a CDS encoding DUF2884 family protein, whose protein sequence is MSARPLVFLVAACLAGGAAAQDLDHACRVASTYDLTVRPDALLFEREGVAPHAVRMHDGSLATDGRAVGLRPDEQDRVALFEARVRALVPKAKAIATDGVDVAARAVRDEALSAAPDAVASGDFDRVLNARVADIKRRIAASQSTRDWQEDAMRAYAQEIVSDIAPVLTQDVGGQAMQMALNGDLQGAAALRDRVASVTTGGQARVVAKLRSSLEPRVRALCPSLRELEDLQSGLRDASGQPLRLLEPSE, encoded by the coding sequence ATGAGTGCCCGCCCCCTCGTTTTTCTCGTGGCTGCCTGCCTCGCCGGCGGCGCCGCCGCCCAGGATCTCGACCATGCCTGCCGCGTGGCGAGTACCTATGACCTCACCGTGCGCCCCGATGCCTTGCTGTTCGAGAGGGAAGGGGTGGCACCTCATGCGGTGCGCATGCACGACGGTAGCCTCGCCACCGATGGCCGCGCGGTGGGCTTGCGCCCCGATGAGCAGGATCGCGTCGCCCTTTTCGAAGCTCGCGTTCGCGCCCTCGTGCCGAAGGCGAAGGCCATCGCCACCGATGGCGTGGACGTGGCCGCCCGTGCGGTACGCGACGAGGCCCTGTCGGCCGCGCCCGATGCCGTCGCCAGCGGTGACTTCGACCGGGTATTGAATGCACGCGTGGCCGACATCAAACGGCGGATCGCCGCCAGCCAGAGCACCCGCGACTGGCAGGAGGATGCGATGCGCGCCTACGCCCAAGAGATCGTCTCCGACATCGCACCCGTGCTTACCCAGGACGTCGGCGGCCAGGCGATGCAGATGGCCCTGAACGGCGACCTGCAGGGTGCCGCGGCCCTGCGCGACCGGGTCGCCTCGGTGACGACCGGTGGGCAGGCCCGGGTGGTGGCGAAGCTGAGATCGTCCCTCGAACCCCGGGTACGAGCACTGTGCCCCTCCCTCCGCGAACTGGAAGATCTCCAATCGGGCCTGCGCGACGCGTCGGGCCAGCCGTTACGCTTGCTCGAACCAAGCGAATGA